A single window of Dermacentor albipictus isolate Rhodes 1998 colony chromosome 1, USDA_Dalb.pri_finalv2, whole genome shotgun sequence DNA harbors:
- the LOC135909088 gene encoding neprilysin-1-like, with product MAVKPASLSRSMKKHLKLVGVSQINALHQGWVSRPSESSSEDSDGARPPWCVRVLALGALAAIMAAAIVALVMTPPPRPREDDRWLARQHAAPLSALEENHFARLSRSLNRMADPCRDFYAYVCANWEPPRDVFAAPWKRSPLPGWEWTNAASGPAGGSASVRRVSAALTKCWRVFTDRHETQPELVRALRSLGVPVNPRRWEILDRPLDVLVRLSLRAALPVTLLAEPTADLRAPGQMIVLLAQGRIYKQWAEARLAADPKALQASAELIGGAKFARDVVSVESIVSRWADTFASGHAGSEPEYLTVRSLALRTPGISVHEWLRAINQSPPVYVSAADDVYVFDQRGVQLTHRIDAHFGGGRRREVLRWIAALVFHYLAPATSYNLMLRFGRPPQRSCYEYALALAPYALVTQAARRRVWPEEVSAARAVYERLRAVVRSSLADWMASRAAREEAETRVNALSVVLGVPDHLNTAAGLDAEYDYLEGFHSVFIRDLLRSFKAKAKRAARLFNASQSAPVANLRTAMYSGAPHPSIGDEPFFVPFYHVIVVPPRFLAPPFVLINSSAASYGGFGHVIGAAMLEAFDSHGLLLSHLGIRAEWLDSTTREKWASKRKCLQRRYATGAAPFDADYSRNTLDENYADVAGYEAALRALRSDPSYRPREESPVAELNNEQLFYVSLCHKWCSRGRPLLRANDTSRTRADHKCNIALPTVAGFADAFGCAPRFGDVCDVL from the exons ATGGCGGTGAAACCGGCCTCCCTTAGTCGCAGTATGAAGAAACACCTGAAATTGGTGGGCgtaagccaaatcaacgcacttcATCAA GGGTGGGTGAGCCGGCCGTCGGAGTCCTCGAGCGAAGACAGCGACGGCGCGAGGCCCCCGTGGTgcgtgcgcgtgctcgcgctggGCGCCCTGGCCGCGATCATGGCGGCCGCCATCGTGGCCCTGGTGATGACGCCGCCTCCGAGGCCGCGGGAGGACGACCGCTGGCTGGCTCGGCAGCACGCGGCTCCGCTGAGCGCGCTCGAGGAGAACCACTTCGCGCGCCTCTCGCGCTCGTTGAACCGCATGGCCGACCCGTGCCGGGACTTTTACGCCTACGTGTGCGCCAACTGGGAGCCGCCGAGGGACGTCTTTGCCGCGCCGTGGAAG CGTTCTCCGCTGCCCGGATGGGAGTGGACGAACGCCGCGAGTGGACCGGCCGGTGGCTCGGCCAGCGTGCGGCGCGTGTCCGCGGCGCTGACCAAGTGCTGGCGCGTGTTCACCGACCGCCACGAGACGCAGCCCGAGCTGGTGCGGGCCCTTCGCTCGCTCGGCGTGCCCGTCAACCCGCGCCGCTGGGAGATCCTCGACCGGCCGCTGGACGTGCTCGTGCGGCTGAGCCTGCGCGCCGCGCTTCCCGTCACGCTGCTCGCCGAGCCCACGGCCGACCTGCGCGCGCCGGGCCAGATGATCGTGCTGCTCGCCCAGGGGCGCATCTACAAGCAGTGGGCCGAGGCGCGCCTCGCG GCAGACCCCAAGGCACTGCAGGCTTCCGCCGAGCTCATTGGTGGCGCAAAGTTCGCACGCGACGTGGTCAGCGTGGAGTCGATCGTGTCCCGCTGGGCCGACACGTTCGCGTCCGGCCACGCCGGCTCGGAGCCGGAGTATCTCACGGTGCGCTCTCTGGCGCTTCGCACTCCGGGCATCAGCGTCCACGAGTGGCTGCGAGCCATCAACCAGAGCCCGCCCGTGTACGTGAGCGCCGCGGACGACGTCTACGTGTTCGACCAGCGCGGCGTGCAGCTGACGCACCGCATCGACGCCCACTTCGGCGGCGGCCGGCGCCGCGAGGTCCTGCGCTGGATCGCCGCCCTCGTGTTCCACTACCTGGCGCCGGCGACCTCGTACAACCTGATGCTGCGGTTCGGCCGGCCGCCTCAGCGCAGCTGCTACGAGTACGCGCTCGCGCTGGCGCCCTACGCGCTCGTGACGCAGGCGGCGCGGCGCCGGGTTTGGCCCGAAGAGGTGAGCGCCGCCCGGGCCGTCTACGAGCGGCTACGCGCAGTGGTCAGGTCGTCGTTGGCCGACTGGATGGCGTCGCGAGCCGCTCGCGAGGAGGCCGAGACTCGCGTGAACGCTCTGAGCGTGGTGCTGGGCGTGCCGGACCACTTGAACACGGCGGCGGGTCTGGACGCCGAGTACGACTACCTGGAAGGCTTCCACAGCGTCTTTATCAGAGACCTGCTTAG GTCTTTCAAGGCCAAGGCTAAGCGTGCAGCGCGGCTGTTCAATGCCAGCCAGTCGGCGCCCGTGGCAAACCTGAGGACCGCCATGTACTCGGGGGCACCACACCCCAGCATCGGCGACGAGCCATTTTTCGTTCCCTTCTACCACGTGATCGTGGTGCCGCCCCGGTTCCTGGCGCCACCCTTCGTCCTGATCAACTCGAGCGCGGCCTCGTACGGGGGattcggtcacgtgattggtgcGGCTATGCTCGAGGCGTTCGACTCGCACGGCTTGCTGCTCAGCCACCTGGGGATCCGCGCCGAGTGGCTCGATTCCACCACCAGGGAGAAGTGGGCGAGCAAGAGGAAGTGCCTGCAGAGAAG GTACGCGACCGGTGCGGCGCCCTTCGACGCCGACTACAGCCGCAACACGCTGGACGAAAACTACGCCGACGTCGCCGGCTACGAGGCCGCGCTGCGGGCGCTGCGCAGCGACCCCAGCTACCGGCCGCGCGAGGAGTCGCCCGTGGCCGAGCTCAACAACGAGCAGCTCTTCTACGTGAGCCTCTGCCACAAGTGGTGCAGCCGCGGCCGGCCGCTCCTGCGCGCCAACGACACGTCGCGCACGCGCGCCGACCACAAGTGCAACATCGCGCTGCCCACGGTGGCGGGGTTCGCCGACGCCTTCGGGTGCGCGCCGCGCTTCGGCGACGTCTGCGACGTGCTCTAG